From Amphiura filiformis chromosome 20, Afil_fr2py, whole genome shotgun sequence, a single genomic window includes:
- the LOC140142335 gene encoding lengsin-like, protein MHGCHFNYSLWDINGENNLMMDNKNPDSLSDVARHWLAGILAHAPAVSLLMAPTINCVKAFEPRSTSINPCNATWGFDNRTTALRVKVGDTGAYIENRICSGGANPYLILAATVAAGIDGIQNQMEPLPHVNGNAYDPDNIPTNTPILPSNMKTALENLSNDSIICEALGDDFVKCFVAHKLHELCMENEAKAKGDTDWERNLFFEYL, encoded by the coding sequence ATGCATGGATGCCATTTCAATTATTCCCTGTGGGACATCAATGGTGAAAATAATCTGATGATGGATAACAAGAATCCAGACAGTTTATCAGACGTTGCGCGACATTGGCTAGCTGGTATCCTAGCTCATGCACCAGCTGTTAGCCTCCTTATGGCTCCTACTATCAACTGTGTGAAAGCATTTGAACCAAGATCTACTAGTATCAATCCTTGTAATGCTACTTGGGGATTTGATAACCGTACAACCGCACTTCGAGTTAAAGTAGGTGACACTGGTGCGTACATTGAAAACAGAATCTGCTCTGGTGGAGCCAATCCATACCTTATTCTTGCTGCAACTGTAGCAGCAGGTATCGATGGTATTCAGAATCAGATGGAACCCCTTCCACATGTCAATGGAAATGCATATGACCCTGACAACATCCCAACGAATACCCCAATACTTCCATCTAATATGAAGACAGCCTTAGAGAACTTGAGTAATGACAGCATCATCTGTGAAGCTTTGGGTGATGACTTTGTGAAGTGTTTTGTAGCTCACAAGTTACATGAACTGTGTATGGAAAATGAGGCTAAAGCCAAAGGAGACACTGACTGGGAAAGGAACCTCTTCTTTGAATACCTTTAG